The Carassius gibelio isolate Cgi1373 ecotype wild population from Czech Republic chromosome B11, carGib1.2-hapl.c, whole genome shotgun sequence genomic sequence GCCCACATTTGTAAATGAATGGACGTTTATGGTAACGGAgaattattaatcaaaatgtgTGACAGATAGAAAGGCGTTTGTCAGCGTTTGGTGCTGTTGCAAcatgatattattttaatgtttagaaTTGCCATTTGTTCTAATTAAAGCATTTCCATGTGCAGGATTTTCCTCCTTTCGTCAAGATGCGCTGATGAAGAACAGCGCGAGGGATTTAACCAAAGCATCAAGTGTGACTCCGAATCAGTTTGATGAGTCTGGATGTTATTTCTGCCAGATCCTCAAACCTCGGAGGAGAGCCAAGAGATGTACGTGTTACTCGTACAAAGACAAAGAGTGTGTTTACTACTGTCACCTGGACATCATCTGGATCAACACACCAGAGTGAGTTTCTAAGGCTGGATAATAATTATCAGCAGGTGCTGAAACCTGTGGAAGCTTGTTCTTTGCAGAGTGGGGTTTACTGTGCCtctgacttttaaattaaagaCAGGGATACGACTGCGAAAACTTTGATTTAAGCAGCCTTTATGTGatatagcatagcatagcatagcgaGCAGTGAATACATCTGACAGTTGTATTAAAGCACAGTTAGGACATGAAGACACCAAAACATTTGTAGTTAATAAAACTTAAGGTGGCAAGGGTCCCTGGATCataataatgcatattactaagcaAATGTGTTCATTGAAAATCCATCTAACATATTTaagttaaatgtaataaaaatgtattcgtaatctttttttaagaatactaGATATTGTGCAGATACAATGGTAAAGATGCAAAAAAGTTATGAAATAATTAAACCACTGTCTACTTAGAAGAAAAAAtggaagaataaaataataaagatttgGTTGCTAAATGAAAAACAGTTAGCTGTCTATGATTTGTGTCTTAGAAGCAAAAGTGAACTATTAGATTTGGCAGTCTTCTTCTTAACAGAGACACATGGACAAACCTCCTCCTTTCTGTCAGAACTAAATTATTTCTGGCCTGCCTCCTTCTTTATTACAGATAAGATTGCAAACTCCTTGTGTAGTTTAAACAAGCCACATGCATCATGCTTACCCAAAATGTTCATAATAACAATTTATTGCTCGTGATTAGAGAAACTTATCTTAATTAAGAGGTGTTGGGGGAAATGTTTCAGCTTCTGCTACAGGCGCTAACTTAGTCAATTCCTAGAACTATATGTTACCAACTAAAGTTgctattttaatgtgtgtgtgtgggggggggggggtaaaatatattaaattttaatgAAGAGAATTTGTCATGTTTGTAAAGAAGAACTCAGACATCTTGAAATGTCAACACAGCTACGATAATTCTTTGCACTGAGAGTAATTATTATTCTCCACCACTTGTCTAGCACATAAGACTGGCTAAAGAGACGGGGCTGGAGATCAAAGAGACGCTTGCAGGACAGGATGTTTGCAGGAGTAACTCTGAGCAGATGAAGCCCATGGCTCCCGGAGTACAGCTGCTCAGATTTACTGAACAGCAGTCTGCTTTATTAGTTCCCAGACAGTATAAATAAGAGTCATTTACTGAGGTGTTACCAGAAAAACACAAAGCTTAATGAACTATTGGGTGGCCTGCAGTGAGTTATCAAGGTTACACAAAAGCAAACTATGCCTTTTGAGTATTTGAGTCCACACTTTTGAGCTGAGATTTATTGTTAATGAAATGCAAAGGTtatgtgttttattgtatttgttattcTTACAGtcaagtatttttattaattaattgatttactTAACACACTACTTTTTTCTAGCTAAACTTGGTTGCCCATTAATAGGATCTGTTTATGGAAGCTCTGGAGATTTCACCAGAATTGAAGCATCCTTCATCCTCAAATCCtttgtacaatttatttatttattttttgctaatttaATAATGCTTGCTGATATCAAGTTCAGTTCTCTTAAGTGCACGTTTTAAATCCATGCGTCTGGGTATGTGTGCATTGAGGTTGGAATTCCCAGCACATCCATAGTCCAGACTCATATTTTCTGACTTCCGTATTATTGCATGGTTCAGTGTCACATTTCAGACCTCCTGGCAGATTGTAACCTGCTCTGCCGGTGCAAAAGAAAGATCAAACTGAACAGGGTGTTAACAACACTGCACAAAGACTCCCAGCACACATTAAATCCTTTTGGTTTGAACGTCCAACTTTAAGGTGAATGGAGACATGATGAACAGTATAATTTAGAGGCAAACTTTGAACTTTCCTTTAAACCTTGCTGGATTAAGTCCTTTAGTGCATCAAAGAACTGAAAGCATTTCTCACTTTCAGTGTTCGTCAGTGTTTTCTGTAACTCTAAGGTCTTAACCCTTGTGTATTGGCAGGCGTACTGTCCCATACGGCCTGTCGAGTTATAGAGGATCCCAGCGGGTGCGGCGTTCTGCCAAGGACAGCGTCGGAGGTCAGCGCTGCGTGTGTGCTGTACACAACAACCAACAGTGTAATGCTTTCTGCACTCAGAGGTAACAATACAACCTCAGGACACGAAAACACCAACACAGACTTATtggaaaatgtgcttttaatctacatttttgcaaaactctaAAAATGTGCATAATTCACTTGCAGGACTGTTATTTCCCTTTTTACACACATTGTTATTAGAGGAGCacattattgattaataaatacttatttctATGTGGTTTCTCGCCCAATACTACTGTATGTTATGATCTCAAAACACTTTCTCCATAgcacatgatttgtaaactaatacattttacattttcatgtttgcatCACATTACATTCTGCATATGACATAGTAAGCTTGCTCTTTAGCTCACCTGAAACAGATATGCATTTTCCAATCATTTTGCAATGTCACCACAGCCAggtttttccaatgagcctggattgtaaaattaaaaagtaatatacagtagtaaaaaatatatatttttgtaaataactttAACAGCGTAGGCAGATGCAATGCAACTGTTTTCATCCATAGATTTTAAAGTGACAGTATTTTTGCTCTCATTCAGTAGGGGGAGGACAACATGACTGTCCATCGGAGCACAGCTAAATTGATATTCACTCATCCGTTGGACTTCTTCTTCATTCTTCTGTCTGGAGAATCACCTCAGAGAAAAGGTTCATGTCTATTCAAAAGGAAGGCTGTTGGAATTCCATTACAGAGAGGGAGAATTAAAGAGCAGAGAGATTCGGGAAGTACTTACGCTGTCACCTACAGCACCTACTGTAAGCTAACACATCTctgaagaagccatgcattgacTGCCGCTCTCGGTGAGACACATTCAGGTGAGATGTCTGTGAGGGTCGAAATTCTGGACTGTATCCACCTGCACCTTTGAACTGACTTCCAAATCAGATGTGCACGATGGAGTTCAATAATCACCACCAGTCACCATCATGTCATATGTTTAAAGGACTTTGTTAAAATACTTCTTGAGCAATCCATTTATAAAAAGTGCTGTAAAGCAAACTCTATATTGCATTGCATAACATTGGCTTATTCTAAAAAATATGTTCATATTTAATACAGCCTTTCATAGTTTGATACAGGAGTATACGTTTCCTCAAGAGTATGAATAATTCACAAAGCAGACAATAGGTAAAGTCCTAGCTTTCCTTgagcataaaataaatattgtatttcacAACTAACCAAAAGATGTCCATTTTAAATAACACAGTAATACACATCCTACTGAATAGTTGTGATAAAGACtatatgcaataaaatatttattccactaaccaattttttttaatataatattctccaaactgaaacaaaaaatacGTTTTCTTCCCATTTCAAACCATTACGAGGTAAAATATCCTTAATTTATTCATAACATCAGCAGTGAAAAAAGCACATATGGCAgagataaaatgaaataaaatacatacaaacagATTGTACCTGTTCTTACTTTTCATGGCCGACACACAGGTCATTATGTATGTGAAAGTC encodes the following:
- the LOC127967909 gene encoding endothelin-3; the protein is MARVSLLIHLGILLFIGLIVAMANGFSSFRQDALMKNSARDLTKASSVTPNQFDESGCYFCQILKPRRRAKRCTCYSYKDKECVYYCHLDIIWINTPERTVPYGLSSYRGSQRVRRSAKDSVGGQRCVCAVHNNQQCNAFCTQSRGRTT